Proteins encoded in a region of the Candidatus Zixiibacteriota bacterium genome:
- a CDS encoding MATE family efflux transporter has translation MTQTTDVKRTDYTEGSVTSSILKMGLPSMFGFMSQNIYGLVNMFWVSHLPQSESAVAGITFFNNLAWFLGTFNHLIGPGSVAVISQRYGEKEYDKTEKAIKETLILKLVFGTIFGIIGFMFLPEMMYLIGARDEALALGLQYGRIIFIGLPINYAIWTIFTALRGTANPHKAMMLMLGFSVLNIVLDPILIFGWFGLPAFGMAGAAYASVITFTTIFTIGVWIFFSGRANVRVHWRSREKMSLDSMWILVRIGIPSWLAEMSFSSSRLVITPMIAGFGTAVVAAYGVANQIMGLGFTLLVGIGLGLSALIGHTVGAGKIERARKTGDKSIALAVGTMALFGLIVFILARQVLGIFFSNAETISHGVDLLRIVALSLPFMGALMMIEFVHTGVGLNSPAMVVNIINAWFLQVLPIFVVRQFFGGGELAVWWIMAMAGAVSACLFYAYYRRGRWLTARV, from the coding sequence ATGACCCAGACAACCGACGTAAAACGGACAGATTACACCGAAGGCTCCGTAACCAGTTCGATTTTAAAAATGGGGCTGCCATCGATGTTCGGATTTATGTCGCAGAACATTTATGGTCTGGTCAATATGTTCTGGGTTTCGCATTTGCCGCAATCGGAGTCGGCGGTCGCCGGGATCACTTTTTTCAATAACCTCGCATGGTTTCTGGGCACATTCAACCATTTGATCGGACCGGGATCGGTCGCCGTAATATCCCAGCGCTATGGGGAGAAAGAGTACGATAAGACGGAAAAGGCGATCAAAGAAACGCTGATCCTCAAGCTTGTTTTCGGGACGATTTTCGGCATTATCGGTTTTATGTTTCTGCCGGAGATGATGTATCTTATCGGGGCGCGCGATGAAGCGCTTGCTCTCGGCCTTCAATATGGGCGGATTATCTTCATAGGTCTGCCGATAAATTATGCCATCTGGACCATCTTCACGGCCCTGCGCGGGACGGCCAATCCGCACAAGGCGATGATGCTGATGCTCGGATTCAGTGTCCTTAATATAGTGCTTGATCCGATATTGATATTCGGTTGGTTCGGTCTGCCGGCGTTCGGCATGGCCGGTGCAGCATATGCATCAGTTATCACATTCACCACTATTTTCACAATCGGCGTCTGGATATTTTTCTCAGGCCGCGCCAATGTCCGCGTGCACTGGCGGAGCAGAGAAAAGATGTCGCTGGACAGTATGTGGATTCTGGTGCGGATCGGGATTCCATCGTGGCTGGCGGAAATGTCGTTTTCTTCATCACGGTTGGTGATAACGCCGATGATTGCCGGTTTCGGAACGGCCGTGGTGGCCGCCTATGGTGTGGCCAATCAAATCATGGGGCTCGGTTTTACGCTTCTGGTGGGGATCGGTCTTGGCCTGTCGGCTTTAATCGGGCATACGGTCGGCGCCGGGAAAATCGAGCGGGCCAGGAAGACGGGCGACAAGTCGATTGCCCTGGCGGTCGGTACCATGGCTCTTTTTGGCCTGATCGTATTCATATTGGCGCGTCAGGTCCTCGGAATTTTCTTCTCGAATGCCGAAACGATCTCGCACGGTGTTGATTTGCTTCGTATCGTCGCTTTAAGCCTGCCGTTCATGGGCGCTCTGATGATGATTGAATTTGTCCATACCGGAGTCGGCTTAAACAGCCCGGCCATGGTTGTCAATATTATCAATGCCTGGTTTCTGCAGGTGCTGCCGATTTTCGTGGTCAGACAGTTTTTCGGCGGCGGGGAACTGGCGGTCTGGTGGATTATGGCGATGGCCGGAGCTGTCAGCGCCTGCCTTTTCTATGCATACTACCGACGGGGGAGATGGCTCACCGCGAGAGTCTGA
- a CDS encoding ferritin family protein, translating into MEFNSMNEILDFAIGKEEEAYNLYRKIADSVKLPNMRQIFIDFANQEAEHKAKLLQVKTGKMELPADKTIKDLKIGDYLMDIEVASDLNYQQALIVAMKAEKNAFVMYTNLAAAAKNPNLKAMLLGLAAEEANHKLRIEMEYDSQIMIEN; encoded by the coding sequence ATGGAATTCAATTCGATGAACGAAATACTTGATTTCGCGATCGGTAAGGAAGAGGAAGCATATAACCTCTATCGTAAGATCGCCGATTCCGTTAAACTGCCCAATATGCGCCAGATATTCATCGATTTCGCAAACCAGGAGGCCGAACATAAAGCAAAACTTCTCCAGGTCAAAACCGGTAAAATGGAACTGCCCGCCGATAAGACCATAAAGGATCTGAAGATCGGCGACTATCTCATGGATATTGAGGTCGCGTCTGATCTCAACTACCAGCAGGCGCTGATCGTCGCCATGAAAGCTGAGAAAAACGCCTTTGTAATGTACACCAATCTGGCTGCCGCGGCAAAGAACCCGAACCTTAAGGCCATGCTTCTGGGACTTGCGGCCGAGGAAGCCAATCATAAACTGCGAATCGAAATGGAATACGACAGCCAGATCATGATAGAAAATTGA
- a CDS encoding T9SS type A sorting domain-containing protein: MWTDSLGEGTYYGKVRAVGCCAWSGWSDSVEIVIVDDDIEEFPSATLPKEFRLEQNHPNPFNPATTIEYDVPIRSLIKIEVYNLLGQSVRVLLNAHKSSGNYRITWDGKDSSGRSVSSGIYFYRFQAGDYVETKKMVLMK; this comes from the coding sequence TTGTGGACAGATAGTCTGGGCGAAGGAACATATTATGGGAAAGTTCGGGCAGTAGGCTGCTGCGCATGGAGCGGCTGGAGCGACAGTGTAGAAATTGTTATCGTAGATGATGATATCGAGGAATTTCCATCAGCGACTCTGCCTAAGGAGTTTAGATTAGAACAGAACCATCCCAATCCATTCAACCCGGCGACGACTATTGAATATGATGTGCCCATTCGCTCACTCATTAAGATTGAAGTCTATAACTTGCTCGGTCAAAGTGTGCGCGTGCTTCTCAATGCGCATAAGTCCTCAGGTAACTATCGGATTACCTGGGATGGGAAGGATTCGTCCGGCAGGTCGGTTTCGAGTGGTATCTATTTCTATCGTTTTCAGGCGGGCGACTATGTGGAGACAAAGAAAATGGTGTTGATGAAGTAG